A region of Lacinutrix sp. Hel_I_90 DNA encodes the following proteins:
- a CDS encoding alpha/beta hydrolase, which yields MKKNYLILVIAILLASCKPFDQETVSKQNRAENNLSNIKAETLKTAVIAGGEIERIDNFPSVYTTPRPVDVWLPRNYSEDKKYSVLYMHDGQNLFDSNTTENQQEWMVDEVATKLMDDNNVKDFIVVGVHSIAKTRWRDLFPEKALGYLKAGVNDSIFQVAINANVDAKLKGDDYLKFMVGEVKPFIDATYSTKKDQANTFVSGSGMGGLMAAYAVCEYPKVFAGAACLSTHWTGTTPEKDNPVPKAIFAYLSKSLPSPKDHKFYFDFGTKTMDQYYPQYEDTVTKIFTDAGYDYSNFRNVKFEGADHSENAWQKRFDIPLTFLLGK from the coding sequence ATGAAAAAAAACTACTTAATACTCGTTATCGCTATCCTATTGGCATCGTGTAAACCATTCGATCAAGAGACCGTCTCTAAACAAAATAGAGCAGAAAATAATCTTTCAAACATTAAGGCGGAGACACTTAAAACTGCTGTTATCGCAGGAGGAGAAATAGAGAGAATTGATAATTTTCCTTCTGTATATACCACACCAAGACCCGTTGATGTTTGGTTGCCTAGAAATTATTCTGAAGATAAAAAATATAGCGTTTTATACATGCACGACGGTCAAAATTTATTTGATTCTAATACCACAGAGAACCAACAAGAGTGGATGGTTGATGAGGTTGCTACAAAGTTAATGGATGATAATAATGTGAAAGATTTTATAGTGGTGGGGGTACATAGTATTGCGAAAACACGTTGGAGGGATTTGTTTCCAGAAAAAGCTTTAGGGTATCTCAAAGCGGGAGTGAATGATTCAATTTTTCAAGTAGCAATAAATGCAAATGTTGACGCCAAATTAAAAGGGGACGACTACTTAAAATTTATGGTAGGCGAAGTGAAACCTTTTATAGACGCCACGTATTCAACAAAAAAAGATCAAGCTAACACCTTTGTTTCTGGATCAGGTATGGGTGGACTAATGGCTGCCTATGCCGTTTGTGAGTACCCTAAAGTATTTGCAGGCGCGGCTTGTTTGTCAACACATTGGACTGGAACCACACCTGAAAAAGATAACCCTGTTCCAAAAGCTATTTTTGCTTATTTATCTAAAAGTTTGCCGAGCCCTAAAGACCATAAATTTTATTTTGACTTTGGTACCAAAACCATGGATCAATATTATCCGCAATATGAAGACACAGTAACAAAAATATTTACTGATGCAGGTTATGACTATTCAAATTTTAGAAATGTAAAATTTGAAGGGGCCGATCATAGCGAAAACGCGTGGCAAAAGCGATTTGATATACCATTAACTTTTTTACTCGGTAAGTAA
- the pgmB gene encoding beta-phosphoglucomutase: protein MTKKGFIFDLDGVIVDTAKYHFLAWKKLANSIGIDFTHLQNEQLKGVSRVKSLEKILSWSNKAISEDQFRALMAKKNEEYLGYISKMDASEILPDVPKILDFLIDQKQSIALGSASKNAREILKKVKLLEKFEAIVDGNDVSKAKPDPEVFLMAAKQLKIKPEDCIVFEDSVAGVQAANTAGMIAIGIGEKSVLHEAHFIYNDFTEISREFLTNLINRK from the coding sequence ATGACTAAAAAAGGATTCATATTTGATTTAGATGGTGTTATCGTAGATACGGCGAAATATCATTTTTTGGCATGGAAAAAATTAGCCAATAGTATTGGTATCGATTTTACGCACCTACAAAACGAACAACTTAAAGGCGTGAGTCGTGTAAAATCTTTAGAGAAAATATTAAGCTGGAGTAATAAAGCGATTTCAGAAGATCAATTTAGGGCACTCATGGCAAAAAAGAATGAGGAGTATCTGGGATATATTTCTAAAATGGACGCCTCAGAAATTTTACCAGATGTGCCAAAAATATTAGATTTTTTAATAGATCAAAAACAGTCAATAGCCCTTGGTTCTGCAAGTAAAAATGCAAGAGAAATACTTAAAAAAGTAAAGCTTTTAGAAAAGTTTGAGGCCATTGTAGATGGTAATGACGTTTCTAAAGCAAAACCAGATCCAGAGGTGTTTTTAATGGCCGCAAAACAACTTAAAATAAAACCAGAAGACTGTATCGTATTTGAGGATTCAGTAGCAGGAGTACAGGCAGCGAATACTGCTGGAATGATAGCTATAGGGATAGGTGAAAAAAGTGTGCTTCACGAAGCCCACTTTATATACAATGATTTCACAGAAATATCTCGGGAATTTTTAACAAACCTAATAAATAGAAAATAA
- a CDS encoding TIM-barrel domain-containing protein — protein MKPFLKIKKPEIVLVYILMASFFSFAQNEKRTYKNFEEKPGFFQITVSDGTYRIVRYSAKILETTFIPKGETYNNKSHAVVLKGDNSNTISREDGQNVYIITDGIKLTIQKEPFKISYSYKGKPIISEKGGYIKNDSLETISFNLKSDEILYGGGARALGMNRRGHRLQLYNKAHYGYENRSELMNFTLPIVLSSNKYMMHFDNAPIGFLDLDSHNDNTLSYETISGRKTYQVIVGDSWLDLLENYTSLTGRQPLPPRWALGNFASRFGYHSQAETEATIAKFKEDQIPVDAVILDLYWFGKEIKGTMGNLQVHKDSFPDFKAMTSRLKQQGVKTITITEPFILTTSKRWQEAVDQAVLAKDAIGNPYRYDFYFGNTGLIDIYNPKGKAWFQNIYKEMAALGVSGVWGDLGEPEVHPSNLLHATGTADEVHNTYGHDWAGLVQEFYAKAYPNQRPFILMRSGAAGSQRFGMIPWSGDVNRTWGGLQSQTEIALQMGMQGLAYMHSDLGGFAGANLDDALYTRWLQYGVFQPIYRPHGQEEVAAEPVFRAPKAKALAKEAIMLRYKLLPYNYTLAFYNSQTGEPLMRPLFFEEADNRQVLTNASTYLWGQDFLVTPITQKGLASVDMYFPSTSNWFNFYTDEKVSGGQTKTIKTKENTIPTFVRGGAFIPTAKPMQSTNEYDGNTFDLHYYFDASVKESERELYNDDGKTRNAFQKGNYERMTFEAETKKRVLELEFEAELGEHYSESTKAINVIVHNFPKQPKRIKSHRKKLAFNYEASSKTLTFPITWHTTKELETKIRF, from the coding sequence ATGAAGCCTTTTTTAAAAATTAAAAAACCTGAAATAGTTCTGGTCTATATTTTGATGGCTTCATTTTTTTCATTCGCACAAAATGAAAAAAGAACCTATAAAAATTTTGAGGAAAAACCAGGATTTTTTCAAATAACGGTGAGTGATGGAACCTATAGAATAGTTAGGTATTCCGCTAAAATTTTAGAAACAACTTTTATTCCTAAAGGAGAAACATACAATAATAAATCTCATGCAGTAGTGCTAAAAGGAGATAATAGTAATACGATATCCAGAGAAGATGGTCAAAATGTTTATATCATTACCGATGGAATTAAATTAACCATTCAAAAAGAACCTTTTAAAATTTCTTATAGTTATAAAGGGAAACCAATTATTTCAGAAAAAGGAGGCTACATAAAAAACGACAGCCTGGAAACCATAAGTTTCAATTTAAAAAGTGATGAAATTTTATATGGTGGTGGTGCCCGAGCTTTAGGGATGAATCGTCGTGGGCATAGATTACAATTATACAATAAAGCCCATTACGGTTACGAAAACCGAAGTGAGTTAATGAACTTTACATTGCCAATTGTACTATCGTCTAATAAATACATGATGCATTTTGATAACGCACCCATTGGTTTTTTAGATTTAGATAGTCATAACGATAACACCCTAAGCTATGAAACGATTTCTGGCAGAAAAACGTATCAGGTTATTGTGGGTGATTCATGGTTAGACCTACTAGAGAATTATACCAGTTTAACAGGGCGACAACCCTTGCCGCCACGTTGGGCCTTAGGTAATTTTGCAAGTCGATTTGGGTACCATTCACAAGCTGAAACCGAAGCAACTATTGCGAAGTTTAAAGAAGACCAAATTCCCGTAGATGCTGTTATTTTGGATTTATATTGGTTTGGAAAAGAGATTAAAGGCACGATGGGAAATCTACAGGTTCACAAAGATTCCTTTCCAGATTTTAAAGCAATGACCTCTAGGCTAAAACAGCAAGGCGTCAAGACCATCACGATAACAGAGCCTTTTATTTTAACCACGTCAAAGCGTTGGCAGGAAGCTGTAGATCAAGCTGTTTTAGCAAAAGACGCTATTGGAAACCCCTACCGATATGATTTTTACTTCGGAAACACAGGTTTAATAGATATCTATAACCCAAAAGGCAAAGCGTGGTTTCAAAACATATATAAAGAAATGGCTGCTTTAGGTGTTTCTGGTGTGTGGGGAGATTTAGGAGAACCCGAAGTGCATCCGTCCAACCTATTACACGCTACAGGCACTGCCGATGAGGTTCATAATACCTACGGTCACGATTGGGCGGGTTTAGTGCAAGAATTTTATGCCAAAGCATATCCAAACCAAAGACCTTTTATCTTAATGCGTTCTGGTGCTGCTGGTTCACAACGTTTTGGTATGATACCATGGTCTGGTGATGTCAATAGAACATGGGGTGGCTTACAAAGTCAAACTGAAATCGCATTACAAATGGGAATGCAGGGTTTGGCTTATATGCATAGCGATTTAGGAGGTTTTGCTGGTGCGAATCTTGATGACGCCCTCTACACTCGTTGGTTACAATATGGCGTTTTTCAGCCTATTTATAGGCCACACGGGCAAGAGGAAGTGGCAGCCGAGCCCGTGTTTAGAGCCCCAAAGGCAAAAGCATTAGCTAAAGAAGCCATCATGTTACGTTATAAATTATTGCCCTATAATTACACATTAGCCTTTTATAATTCACAAACCGGCGAACCATTAATGCGTCCATTGTTTTTTGAAGAAGCCGATAATCGGCAAGTATTAACAAACGCTTCAACCTATTTATGGGGGCAGGATTTTTTGGTAACGCCAATAACGCAAAAAGGGCTTGCGTCTGTAGACATGTATTTTCCAAGTACCAGTAATTGGTTCAATTTTTATACAGATGAAAAAGTGTCTGGAGGACAAACAAAAACAATTAAAACTAAAGAAAACACAATTCCTACTTTTGTTCGCGGAGGTGCATTTATACCAACAGCAAAACCAATGCAAAGTACAAATGAGTATGACGGCAATACCTTCGATTTACATTATTATTTTGACGCCTCAGTCAAAGAAAGTGAAAGGGAATTATATAATGATGATGGTAAAACCAGAAATGCATTTCAAAAAGGGAATTATGAGCGTATGACCTTTGAAGCCGAAACTAAAAAAAGAGTTTTAGAGCTAGAATTTGAAGCAGAACTAGGTGAACATTATTCGGAATCAACGAAGGCGATAAACGTTATTGTTCATAATTTTCCAAAACAACCAAAACGCATTAAAAGTCATAGAAAAAAGCTTGCGTTTAATTATGAGGCATCATCTAAGACCCTCACTTTTCCGATAACATGGCATACGACAAAAGAACTAGAAACTAAAATCAGATTTTAA
- a CDS encoding cyclomaltodextrinase C-terminal domain-containing protein, with protein MVVIILGKNEKETLDLNRSKELKSQVKTFKKVITDEPIFWNDTLKLTQKGSFILTL; from the coding sequence ATAGTAGTAATTATTTTGGGTAAAAATGAAAAAGAAACATTAGATTTAAATCGTTCTAAAGAGTTAAAATCACAAGTAAAAACTTTTAAAAAAGTCATAACTGACGAACCAATATTTTGGAATGATACTTTAAAATTAACTCAGAAAGGCAGCTTCATTTTAACCCTTTAA
- a CDS encoding alpha-amylase family glycosyl hydrolase, with translation MKKTLLTLITIMAILGCKSKDNSKNADAQPVKPIVEKTPFVWEGANLYFLLTDRFNNGDSSNDINYNRTDKTGKLRGFEGGDLKGITQKINEGYFTNLGVNAIWMSPIFEQIHGGTDEGTGKTYGYHGYWTKDWTALDANFGTREDLKLLIASAHAKGIRVVLDAVINHTGPVTEKDPVWPDEWVRTGPECTYTNYENTITCTLVKNLPDIKTESNENVALPPQLVAKWKAEGRYDQEVAELNAFFKRTGHPRAPRFYIMKWLTDYILDFGIDGYRADTVKHTEEYVWQEFKDQCDFAFAEWKENNPEAILDTTGFYLVGEVYNYGISSGTAFDMGDKKVNYFDEAFHQLINFELKWNVKQQSKETVFSRYSNMLSSDLKGFGTLNYMSSHDDGQPFDPNREKPYETATMLLLTPGASQIYYGDESARSLVIDGTVGDATLRSFMNWEEIKTNPETQKVLKHWQKLGQFRANHPAVGAGIHQMISEQPYVFSRQFSKDNYKDVVVVGLDLNLGEKEINLSAVFKNGDLLHDAYSKQVIEVVDGKATFSSAFNLVLLEKK, from the coding sequence ATGAAAAAAACGCTACTTACTTTAATAACTATAATGGCCATTTTGGGATGTAAATCAAAAGACAATTCCAAAAATGCAGACGCGCAACCAGTAAAACCTATAGTCGAAAAAACACCTTTTGTATGGGAAGGCGCAAACTTATATTTTTTATTGACTGACCGTTTTAATAATGGGGATTCCAGTAATGATATTAATTATAACCGTACAGATAAAACGGGGAAGTTACGCGGTTTTGAAGGCGGAGATTTAAAAGGGATAACACAAAAAATTAACGAAGGGTATTTTACAAATTTAGGTGTTAACGCCATATGGATGTCGCCCATTTTCGAACAAATTCATGGGGGCACAGATGAAGGTACAGGAAAAACGTATGGCTATCATGGCTATTGGACTAAAGATTGGACGGCCTTAGATGCTAATTTTGGAACTCGTGAAGATTTAAAACTGCTTATAGCCTCTGCGCATGCTAAAGGTATTCGCGTGGTTTTAGATGCAGTTATTAATCATACAGGACCAGTAACGGAAAAAGATCCGGTGTGGCCTGATGAATGGGTGAGAACTGGCCCAGAATGTACATACACGAATTACGAAAATACGATTACTTGTACTTTAGTTAAAAATTTACCAGACATAAAAACCGAAAGTAACGAGAATGTAGCATTACCACCCCAATTGGTTGCAAAATGGAAAGCCGAAGGAAGATACGATCAAGAAGTTGCAGAGTTGAATGCTTTTTTTAAACGAACAGGACATCCACGAGCACCACGATTTTATATTATGAAATGGCTCACGGATTATATTTTAGATTTTGGTATTGATGGTTATAGAGCAGATACCGTAAAGCATACCGAAGAATATGTGTGGCAAGAATTTAAGGATCAATGTGATTTCGCTTTCGCGGAATGGAAGGAGAATAATCCAGAGGCTATTTTAGACACGACAGGGTTTTATTTAGTTGGTGAAGTTTATAACTATGGCATTTCCTCTGGAACAGCGTTTGATATGGGTGATAAAAAGGTAAATTATTTTGACGAGGCTTTCCATCAACTCATTAATTTTGAATTGAAATGGAATGTCAAGCAGCAAAGTAAAGAGACTGTTTTTAGTCGGTATTCAAACATGCTAAGTAGTGATTTAAAAGGCTTCGGAACCTTAAACTATATGAGTTCACATGACGACGGGCAACCTTTCGATCCTAATCGCGAAAAACCATACGAAACGGCAACCATGTTGCTGTTAACACCAGGGGCTTCACAAATATATTATGGCGATGAGTCTGCACGTTCTTTAGTTATTGATGGAACCGTTGGAGATGCTACCTTACGTTCATTCATGAATTGGGAGGAGATTAAAACCAATCCTGAAACCCAAAAGGTATTAAAGCATTGGCAAAAACTAGGGCAATTTAGAGCAAATCACCCGGCAGTTGGCGCAGGAATACATCAAATGATTAGTGAACAGCCTTATGTGTTTTCAAGACAGTTTTCAAAAGACAATTATAAGGATGTAGTAGTGGTTGGATTAGATTTAAACCTAGGAGAAAAAGAAATAAACCTGTCTGCCGTTTTTAAAAATGGAGACCTATTGCATGATGCTTATTCAAAGCAAGTGATTGAAGTGGTAGACGGTAAAGCAACCTTCTCTTCAGCATTCAACCTCGTATTATTAGAAAAGAAATAA
- a CDS encoding MFS transporter, whose protein sequence is MKKRTLGFWEIWNMSFGFLGIQFGFALQGGFMSRIFQTLGAEKEAIPLLWIAAPLTGLLVQPIIGYLSDRTWSPKWGRRRPYFLLGAILSSIALFFVPYSPILWMAAGFLWILDASINISMEPFRALVADKLPESQRSYGFVIQTLIIGIGTWVASNLPWLVSKLGVSDSAALGVVPMSVKIAFAIGAFVFLLSILYTVFTTSEYPPEDMEAFEKEKAKKNNFIPDILNNIGNMPLTMKKLGVIQFFSWFAFFTMWSLANPALTEHVFNTPAPIESAYDMTVSAQAEAFSVANTAFQKSSNLVGSAMGVYGLSSMAFALLLVLYTAKRRINRKLVHMFSLVLGGFGFILMNYTSPEYLKYCFILIGFAWGSILSMPYAMLSSSVDPKKMGVIMGIFNMFIVIPQIIAALGGINFISGLLGDETINAMTVAGISLIIAGLCNLLITNKNAITYQPEVL, encoded by the coding sequence ATGAAAAAACGCACGCTAGGTTTCTGGGAAATCTGGAATATGAGTTTCGGTTTTCTCGGAATTCAATTTGGTTTTGCACTACAGGGAGGCTTTATGTCCCGAATATTTCAAACACTAGGAGCAGAAAAAGAGGCTATTCCTCTGTTGTGGATTGCTGCACCTTTAACAGGTTTGTTGGTTCAGCCTATTATTGGTTATTTGAGTGACCGAACATGGAGTCCAAAATGGGGAAGACGAAGACCTTACTTTCTTTTGGGAGCCATTTTGAGTTCCATCGCTTTGTTTTTTGTGCCTTACTCTCCAATACTCTGGATGGCAGCAGGCTTTTTATGGATTTTAGATGCTTCAATTAATATTTCAATGGAGCCCTTTAGGGCTCTAGTGGCAGATAAATTACCTGAATCTCAACGGTCATATGGGTTCGTTATCCAAACCTTAATTATTGGAATAGGCACCTGGGTAGCCAGTAATTTACCATGGTTAGTTTCTAAGCTTGGAGTAAGTGATTCTGCAGCGCTAGGCGTTGTTCCTATGTCTGTTAAAATAGCCTTTGCTATTGGTGCTTTTGTGTTTTTATTAAGTATACTTTATACGGTTTTTACAACAAGTGAATACCCTCCAGAGGATATGGAGGCGTTTGAAAAAGAAAAAGCTAAAAAAAACAACTTCATACCAGATATTTTAAACAATATTGGCAATATGCCACTAACGATGAAAAAGTTAGGGGTTATTCAGTTCTTTTCATGGTTTGCATTTTTTACTATGTGGAGTTTAGCAAATCCTGCCTTAACAGAACATGTTTTTAATACCCCTGCGCCAATAGAGTCAGCTTATGATATGACGGTCTCAGCGCAAGCGGAAGCGTTTAGCGTTGCGAATACCGCTTTTCAAAAATCTTCAAATTTAGTAGGATCGGCAATGGGTGTTTATGGTTTGTCATCTATGGCATTTGCACTCCTTTTGGTATTATACACCGCTAAAAGAAGAATTAATAGAAAACTAGTGCATATGTTTTCATTAGTTTTAGGAGGCTTTGGGTTTATACTAATGAATTACACATCACCCGAGTATTTAAAATATTGTTTCATTCTTATCGGTTTTGCTTGGGGAAGTATTCTGTCAATGCCTTATGCCATGCTGTCAAGTTCAGTAGATCCAAAGAAAATGGGAGTGATCATGGGAATATTTAACATGTTTATTGTCATTCCTCAAATTATTGCTGCATTAGGAGGGATTAATTTTATCTCTGGATTACTAGGAGATGAAACCATTAATGCGATGACCGTAGCTGGAATAAGTTTAATAATTGCTGGCCTTTGTAATTTATTAATTACAAATAAAAATGCCATTACCTATCAACCCGAAGTACTATAA
- a CDS encoding glycoside hydrolase family 65 protein, giving the protein MNLDYIKTDHWSIIEEGFNTDRVKSSESLFSIGNGAMGQRANFEEDYSGPSFQGSYIAGVYYPDKTRVGWWKNGYPEYFAKVLNAPNWIGINVIINKEKLDLFTCKKVEHFRRELNMKEGWLSRSFIATLQNDMAIKVEAKRFLSLDIDEVGAINYAITPLNSNAEISFLPYLDSGITNEDTNWDDKFWDTIHVSHENHQAFIQAKTMKTDFYTCTFMESQVFINGNLVLIEPNINADATYASFSYDYAVKEGDTYTIHKFGGYTVDRNHDKNALVSASKNALEKVKELGFHGLLDKQKQAWAKIWNMADITIQGDVKAQQGIRFNIFHLNQTYSGKDATLNIGPKGFTGEKYGGSTYWDTEAYCIPFYMATKDQDVARNLLEYRYHHLEKAIENAQKLGFSNGAALYPMVTMNGEESHNEWEITFEEIHRNGAIAFAIFNYYRYTGDFSYIPEMGLEVLIGIARFWQQRATFSTLKEHYVILGVTGPNEYENNVNNNWYTNYIAKWCINYALESIEKVKEGYPEDFKRIEGKTKISDQELLQWKKVADGMYFPYSEKHQIYLQQDGFLDKELVTVADLPNEERPINQKWSWDRILRSPYIKQADTLQGFYFFEDDFSMEVLKRHFDFYEPFTVHESSLSPCVHSIQAAKLGRMEQAYTFYLRTSRLDLDDYNHEVEEGLHITSMAGTWMSIVEGFGGMRIKENTLSFEPKIPKQWEGYSFKVNFRNQVIRVKVNQKKTTFELDGTQELGIVVNGKALKLVPNNLTTV; this is encoded by the coding sequence ATGAATTTAGATTATATAAAAACCGACCACTGGTCAATTATAGAAGAAGGCTTTAATACCGACCGTGTAAAATCTTCAGAGAGCTTGTTTAGTATTGGAAACGGAGCCATGGGACAGCGTGCTAATTTTGAAGAAGATTATTCAGGTCCTAGCTTTCAAGGCAGTTATATTGCCGGCGTATATTATCCAGATAAAACCAGAGTAGGCTGGTGGAAAAACGGCTATCCGGAATACTTCGCCAAAGTTCTAAATGCGCCCAATTGGATTGGGATTAATGTGATTATAAACAAGGAAAAGCTAGATTTATTCACCTGCAAAAAAGTAGAACATTTTCGTCGTGAGTTAAATATGAAAGAAGGGTGGTTATCCAGAAGTTTTATAGCGACACTTCAAAATGACATGGCTATTAAAGTGGAGGCCAAACGTTTTTTAAGTTTAGATATTGATGAAGTAGGCGCTATAAATTATGCCATTACCCCATTAAATAGTAATGCTGAAATTTCATTTCTACCCTATTTAGACTCTGGGATTACCAATGAAGATACGAATTGGGATGATAAGTTTTGGGATACTATACATGTAAGTCATGAAAATCACCAGGCATTTATTCAGGCGAAAACCATGAAGACCGATTTTTACACCTGTACTTTTATGGAGTCTCAAGTATTTATAAATGGAAATTTGGTGTTAATAGAGCCCAATATAAATGCAGACGCTACTTATGCTTCTTTTAGTTATGACTATGCGGTAAAAGAAGGAGATACCTATACTATTCATAAATTTGGTGGCTATACTGTAGATAGAAACCATGATAAGAACGCATTGGTTTCAGCGTCAAAAAACGCACTTGAAAAAGTAAAAGAATTAGGCTTTCACGGACTTTTAGACAAGCAAAAACAAGCGTGGGCTAAAATCTGGAATATGGCAGATATTACTATTCAAGGGGATGTTAAAGCACAACAAGGCATTCGTTTTAATATCTTTCATTTAAATCAGACCTATTCGGGTAAAGATGCGACCTTAAATATTGGACCAAAAGGTTTTACGGGTGAAAAGTATGGCGGAAGTACCTATTGGGATACCGAAGCCTATTGTATCCCATTTTACATGGCAACCAAAGACCAAGATGTCGCCAGAAATCTTTTAGAATACCGTTACCATCATTTAGAAAAAGCGATTGAAAATGCTCAGAAGTTAGGGTTTTCAAATGGAGCGGCACTGTATCCCATGGTAACTATGAATGGTGAAGAAAGCCATAACGAATGGGAAATTACTTTTGAAGAGATTCATAGAAATGGAGCCATCGCGTTTGCTATTTTTAATTACTATCGTTACACCGGTGATTTTTCTTATATCCCAGAAATGGGCTTAGAAGTACTTATTGGTATCGCTCGTTTTTGGCAGCAACGTGCTACCTTTTCAACACTAAAAGAGCATTATGTTATTTTAGGCGTTACAGGCCCTAATGAATATGAAAACAACGTCAATAACAATTGGTATACCAATTACATAGCAAAATGGTGTATTAATTACGCTTTAGAAAGTATTGAAAAAGTAAAAGAAGGGTATCCAGAAGATTTCAAAAGAATAGAAGGAAAAACTAAAATTTCAGATCAGGAACTACTACAATGGAAAAAGGTAGCAGATGGGATGTATTTTCCTTATTCTGAAAAACATCAGATTTATCTTCAGCAAGATGGGTTTTTAGACAAAGAACTTGTAACCGTTGCCGATTTACCTAATGAAGAAAGGCCAATAAATCAGAAATGGTCTTGGGACAGGATCTTGCGTTCACCATACATAAAACAGGCAGACACCTTACAAGGGTTCTACTTTTTTGAAGACGATTTTTCAATGGAAGTATTAAAACGACACTTTGATTTTTATGAGCCATTTACAGTACACGAAAGTTCGTTGTCGCCATGTGTTCATAGTATACAAGCTGCTAAACTTGGGCGAATGGAACAGGCGTATACCTTCTATTTGCGTACGTCTCGCTTAGATTTAGACGATTACAACCATGAAGTAGAAGAAGGCTTACATATTACGTCTATGGCAGGAACCTGGATGAGTATTGTAGAAGGTTTTGGAGGAATGCGTATTAAAGAAAACACCCTGTCCTTTGAGCCAAAAATCCCTAAGCAATGGGAAGGCTATTCGTTTAAAGTGAATTTTAGAAATCAAGTGATTAGAGTAAAGGTTAATCAAAAGAAAACCACTTTTGAGCTTGATGGAACTCAGGAATTAGGCATTGTAGTTAATGGAAAAGCGCTAAAATTAGTTCCTAATAATCTAACAACGGTATAG